The genomic window GTCCTCCGACCCGAACAGGAAGTCGGCCAGCGTACGGCACAGTTCGGTCTTGCCCACGCCGGACGGCCCGGCGAAGATGAACGATCCGGACGGCCGCTTGGGGTCCTTGAGCCCGGCCCGGGTCCGCCGGATCGCCTTCGCGACCAACTGCACCGCGTCCACCTGACCGATGACCCGTTTGTGCAGCTCGTCCTCCATCCCCAGCAGACGGGACGTCTCCTCCTCGGTCAGCTTGAAGACCGGGATGCCGGTCCAGCTGCCCAGCACCTCGGCGATCTGCTCGTCACCGACCTCGGTGACCACGTCCAGTTCGTCCGGCACCGGCTCGGCCGAGATGGCCCGCTCCCGGTCCCGCAACTGCGCGGCGCGCTCGTAGTCCTGCGCGTCGATCGCGGACTCCTTGTCCTGCCGCACCTGCGCGATCCGCTGCTGCAGGTCACGCCGGCCGGGTGACGCGGTCATCCGGCGGATCCGCATCCGCGCCCCGGCCTCGTCGATCAGGTCGATCGCCTTGTCCGGCAGGAAACGGTCCGAGATGTACCGGTCGGACAGCGTCGCCGCCGCCACAATCGCCGCATCGGTGATCGTCACCCGGTGATGGGTCTCGTAGGCGTCCCGCAGCCCTCGCAGGATCTCGATGGTGTGCGCGAGGGACGGCTCGCCGACCTGGATCGGCATCAGCCGCCGTTCCAGGGCCTTGTCCTTCTCCAGGAACTTCCGGTACTCGTCCAGGGTCGTCGCGCCGATCAACTGCAACTCGCCGCGGGCCAGCATCGGCTTGAGGATGCTGGCGGCGTCGATCGCCCCCTCGGCGGCCCCCGCTCCGACGAGCGTGTGGATCTCGTCGATGAACAGGATGATGTCGCCCCGCGTGCCGATCTCCTTGAGCACCTTCTTCAGGCGCTCCTCGAAGTCACCGCGATAGCGGGAACCGGCGACCAGCGACCCCATGTCCAGGGTGTAGAGCTGCTTGTCCTTCAGCGTCTCCGGCACCGCGCCCTTGACGATCAGCTGCGCCAGGCCCTCGACGGCCGCGGTCTTGCCGACCCCCGGCTCACCGACCAGCACCGGATTGTTCTTCCGGCGCCGCGACAGCGCCTGCATGACCTGCTCGATCTCCCGTTCCCGGCCGATCACCGGGTCGAGCTTGCCCTCGCGGGCGCTCTGGGTCAGGTTGCTCCCGAACTGCTCCAGCAGCGGCGAGGCGGCCGTCGCCGTGGCTTTCACGGTGGCCTTCCCGCCGGTCTGCTCGGTCGCCTCCGCCGCGAAACCGGAGATCAACTGGATCACCTGCTGGCGCACCCGGTCCCGGTCGGCACCCAACTTGACCAGCACCCGCGCGGCGACACCCTCACCCTCACGGATCAGGCCGAGCAGGATGTGCTCGGTCCCGATGTAGTCGTGCCCGAGCTGAAGCGCCTCCCGCAGCGCCAGCTCCAGCACCCGCTTGGCACGCGGCGTGAACGGAATGTGCCCGGCCGGCGTCTCCTGCCCCTGCCCGATGATCTCCTCGACCTGCCGTCGGACGGCTTCGAGCGAGATCTCCAGACTCTCCAGGGCCTTGGCGGCGACGCCCTCGCCCTCATGGATCAGGCCGAGCAGGATGTGCTCGGTCCCGATGTAGTTGTGGTTCAGCATCCGGGCCTCTTCCTGGGCCAGGACGACGACTCGGCGGGCACGGTCGGTGAAACGTTCGAACATGACACTCACGTCCTCGCAGCGAGGCCCCACGCACCCCGCCCAAGGAATCGCACGTGGACGTGCGGAAGCCGTCAGGGAGTAACATGCGCTGAGTCTGAGCCTCTTGGCGTCGACGCTCGGCCCACGTGGGTGGCCTCGCTACGCTCGTGCAGGCGCGCTGCCCCCCGAGCGTACAACGAATCCATTTACGATGGTCGAGGGAGGAAGCAGCATGAGCGTTACCCGCGGCCGTCGAGCCGTGCCCGACCGGTCCCGCAAACGTGCGATCCGAGCCCTGGCCGCCGAGCTGGGCGTGGCGTATTCGGTGGCCGCGCGCCTTCTCGAAGCCCGCACGCTGCGGTCGGAGGCCGATTCACTGCGTCCATCGGCCGGTTCGTTCCGGCCGGGAGCCGACGAACACCGGGCGTGGATGTTCGCTGCCCGCGAACAACGCAGCTTCCTCGCCCGGGTCACCGACACCCGCCTCGCCGCCGACCTGCCGATCGGCCGGGCCACCCACCTGACCCGCCGATTCCCCCCGGTGTGCGGCGTCGACCCGCGTTTCCACGGCGAGGGGCGAGAGACGACCATGGCGATGTTGTACGGGGTACTGCTCCACGAATCACCCGGACTCCGCCCCGCCGCCGCCGAACTGAGCTGGGCCGCCGAACTGGGCGAGGAGTCCGCGGTCGACGTCGCGTGCGCGGCCCTGGACCGGGCCGCCCGCCTGCTGCTCGACACCGACCGCTGGCGCCTGTGGGCCCGCGTCGAGACGGCCCTGACCGCCGGCGAGTCCAGCACCGACCGCCGCCACCGCGACGCGGCGATCCTGCTGGGCCGCGAACTGCGCACCACCAGCCTCCGCGGCTTCCTCGACGGCGCCCGGCACACCCTCGACGCACTCCTGGTGGAGCCCTACCAGGGCCACCCGCCGGGCACCCGGCTCCCACCCGGCACCGTCGTCAGCGCCCGCTGGACGCGGTCCGGCCCACCGGTCGCCTACGACGTGTGCCCCGACGGCTCCCCCACCGTCGTCACGATCCCGGTCCTGCCCGGCTGACCTCCCTCACGCCGTCCGCTCACCCGGCCGCCGAACCCGGCCGAGCTCCCCCAAGCCGTCCACTGACCGGCCGCCGCGCCCGGCTGACTTCCCTCAGGCCGTCCACTGACCGGCCGCCGTGCCCGGCGTCATCGCCCGGCGGTCGCCGGAGCGCGCGTGCGTCAGGCATCGCTGCTGGTGGGGTGGCAGCGGCGGAACCTCGTCCGGTGCGAACCAGCCGACCTCCACCGATTCGTCGTCGTTCACCCGGGCCTGCCCGCCGACGACCCGGCACAGCAGACCGATCGCGAGCCAGTGGACCTGGTCGCCGTTCGGCAGCACCTCCAGGTCCAGGGTCTCCACCGACAGCAGCCGCTCCACCACGACGTCGACGCCGGTCTCCTCCCGGACCTCCCGGACGGCACCGGCGGCCGGCTGCTCCCCCGGCTCCAGGCATCCGGTGGTCAGCGCCCACTCACCGGTGTCCGAACGCCGGACCATCAGCACCCGCCCCTGTTCGTCGAGCACCACGGCGACGACGCCGGGCAGCGGTAACGGGTCGTGCCCGATCTTGTTTCGCAGGGCGATGATGAATTCCGGTACGGGCATGGCCCGTACTGTAAAACGGGTGAGCTACGACGTGGCGGCGCGAGAGTTGAAGCCGTTGATGGCCACGTTCTGGTCGGCTCACGGATGGCGGGACCCGCCGGCCTGGCCGGACCCGGCCACGATGGCTCGGGCGGTGGCGGCCGGAGTGATGTTCGAGCGGGCGCGCGACGACACCCACGACGGCTGGATCGAAGCGGCGATCACCGCGGCCGGGGCGGTGACTCCGGCTGAGGTCGGTGACGCTTTTCTGGAGAGTCTGGGCAGCCGGCGGCTGGATCTGCGGTCGGCGCTCGGGTCCTACGCGACTGCTTCCACCGTACGGCCGCATCCGATTTTGATCGGCTCTGGGCAAGTGTTCTGTGCGGTGTGCGGACAGTTCCCGGATGCGCCGGGCGAGGACCTGAACGTGCTGAATTTCGAGCGTTTCAAGTGGGGCGGGGTGCGACACGACTCGGTGCGGTACGCGGCCTTCGACCTGGAGCAACTTCAGCTCGCGCCCCGGAACGGAGCGTCCGCGGCCGATCGTGAGCTGGGCCGGGCGGTTCTCGAAGCGCTGGGTGCGCTGCCGCCGCGGTCTTCGATGGCCAAATCGGTGGACGCGATCCGGATGGTGCCGGGCAGCCGCGCGGAACTACGGGCCCTGGTGGAGATCCTGCGCCGCCACGATGATCTCCGCGAGTTCTGGTAGCCGCGCGGTCAGGTCGCGTGGTGACTTGGGGTGCGATTCGCACCCCAAGTCACCACGGCGAACGACGCTCTCTAGTTCGACGGGACGGGGCCGAGCGCCCACTCCACCGAGACGGTCGCGGTCAGCTTCTGGCGGCCCGGTTCGAGCGGCACGGCCTTGTCCGCGGCCATCCCGGCGTATGTCCGGAACTGTTCACCGGGGTAGCCGAATCCGGGTGACGATTCGCTGATCCGCAGGACCCGGCCGAGTGGACGGCCGGCCTCGCGGGCGTACAGTTCGGCCTTCCCGCGGGCCTCGGCGATCGCCTTCTTACGGGCCTCGGCGAGCAGTTTGCTGTCGTCGCCGATCGCGAACGCCACTCCGCTGAGCCGGGCCGCGTCGCCACCGGCCCGGACCGTGTCGGTGATGAGTCCCCCGGCGCGGGTCAGGTTCCGGATCGTCGCGGTGAGCCCCTGATTCACCGTGTAGCCGGTGATCTTTCCCTTGTCGTCGGTCTTGGGGTTGATGTCAACGTTGGACGTCTGCAGGTCGATCTTGGCGATGCCGCCACCGACGAGCGCGTTCCGCATCTTGGTGGCCGCCGAGGTGGCACCGCTGAGGGCGGCTCCGACGGTGTCGGCACTGCTCTCGGCCGCGAAGTTGGCGGTCAGGGTGTCCGGCTCGCCGTACACCTGGCCGACGCCGCTGACCTGCACACTCTCCCAGGGCACGTCGACGGTCGCCGCGGCCGTGGTCGGGGCCGCCGTCGCCGGGGCGCCGCCGAGCAGCGCGGTGGTTGCCGCCAGCGCGACGAGCGCCGGCATGGAGACAAATGACCGATTCATTGTCCTATTTAATACACAAAGTACCTTAAGTTACTCGTACGCCAGGCGCGTTTTGTCGCTTTTTTGACGTTGCCGACGATGACTATCGTGCCCTCGTGGATGTCGCCCGTACCTTTCTCGCCGAGATCGACGCCCGGCAGCCGGCCGCACTGACCGGGCTGTTCCTGCACGGTTCGCTCTGCTGGGGCGAGTTCTTCCCGGGCAGC from Actinoplanes derwentensis includes these protein-coding regions:
- a CDS encoding NUDIX hydrolase, encoding MPVPEFIIALRNKIGHDPLPLPGVVAVVLDEQGRVLMVRRSDTGEWALTTGCLEPGEQPAAGAVREVREETGVDVVVERLLSVETLDLEVLPNGDQVHWLAIGLLCRVVGGQARVNDDESVEVGWFAPDEVPPLPPHQQRCLTHARSGDRRAMTPGTAAGQWTA
- a CDS encoding SIMPL domain-containing protein: MNRSFVSMPALVALAATTALLGGAPATAAPTTAAATVDVPWESVQVSGVGQVYGEPDTLTANFAAESSADTVGAALSGATSAATKMRNALVGGGIAKIDLQTSNVDINPKTDDKGKITGYTVNQGLTATIRNLTRAGGLITDTVRAGGDAARLSGVAFAIGDDSKLLAEARKKAIAEARGKAELYAREAGRPLGRVLRISESSPGFGYPGEQFRTYAGMAADKAVPLEPGRQKLTATVSVEWALGPVPSN